In the Myxococcus fulvus genome, one interval contains:
- a CDS encoding dihydrofolate reductase family protein, with product MQSQTRKLSYHVATTVDGYIAREDDSFDCFVFEGDHATEYMATLRNDYDTVLMGRRTYAVGLKFDVTDPYPYLETFVVSRSLKETPNPRVKLISDDVVGAVRALKAKEGKGIYLSGGGALAAQLFAAGLVDEVLIKLNPRLLGSGIPLVSRLDQQLNLELRSTKVYSNGVVLLRYDVQR from the coding sequence ATGCAATCCCAGACGCGCAAGCTCAGCTACCACGTCGCCACCACCGTCGACGGCTACATCGCCCGCGAGGACGACTCCTTCGACTGCTTCGTCTTCGAGGGCGACCACGCCACCGAGTACATGGCCACGCTGCGCAACGACTACGACACGGTGCTGATGGGTCGCAGGACATATGCCGTCGGCTTGAAGTTCGACGTCACGGACCCCTACCCGTACCTGGAGACGTTCGTCGTCTCGCGCAGCCTGAAGGAGACGCCGAACCCCCGGGTGAAGCTCATCTCGGACGACGTCGTCGGCGCGGTGCGCGCGCTGAAGGCGAAGGAGGGCAAGGGCATCTACCTGTCGGGCGGTGGCGCCCTGGCCGCGCAGCTCTTCGCCGCGGGCCTGGTGGACGAGGTGCTCATCAAGCTCAACCCGCGGCTGCTCGGCTCGGGCATCCCGCTGGTGTCCAGGCTGGACCAGCAGCTCAACCTGGAGCTGCGCTCGACCAAGGTCTACAGCAACGGCGTGGTGCTGCTGCGGTACGACGTCCAGCGCTGA
- a CDS encoding serine protease: protein MHHIRNGAARQFLGALLCSVAVTACQPGPASPTGEPEVPEETGSGESPVVYGTDDRFDVYAHENATLRQRAMQSTVALMSPDMLDTTNPDDVGFYAYTLGEYENLCTNQRFRNDPAAAWCSGTLIDDDLVLTAGHCVETAADCADTRFVFNFYNTGPDTLQKVTTADIFSCKALVTQRLDDDGSPMLDYAIVRLDRSAAPRFTPAPVRSGNTALAVGTNVAVIGSGSGIPFKIDSGGKVRTSRASTLDYFVATTDTFEGNSGSGVYETDGHTVAGILVRGANDYVSSGSCRVVNNCPETGCGGEGITYVQPAITALCKVTTSQRLCGTTQPPTGGSTFTFSAQNTYSATANTTNKSVALTAGQKITVGTCGVPDAAVVGDSYLRLFGPSGLQVAENDDACNGRGSQLSFTATAAGTYEVRAGCYDTTTCSGTVAWKLEGGGSTPAPTSGAFDFSATATNGARTGTINHDVTLTAGQSLSFGTCTVAGAAGTGDTLLRLYNSAGQQVTSNDDACGSLSHATYTVPAGAGGTYQIRAGCYGASTCSGTVAWTLR from the coding sequence ATGCACCACATCCGGAATGGCGCCGCCCGGCAGTTCTTGGGCGCGCTCCTGTGTTCTGTCGCCGTCACCGCCTGTCAGCCGGGCCCCGCGTCCCCCACGGGTGAGCCGGAGGTGCCGGAGGAGACGGGCTCCGGAGAGAGCCCCGTGGTGTACGGCACGGATGACCGCTTCGACGTGTACGCGCACGAGAACGCCACGCTGCGCCAGCGCGCCATGCAGTCCACCGTCGCGCTGATGTCCCCGGACATGCTCGACACGACCAACCCGGACGACGTCGGCTTCTACGCCTATACGCTGGGCGAGTACGAGAACCTGTGCACCAACCAGCGCTTCCGGAACGACCCCGCGGCGGCGTGGTGCTCGGGCACGCTCATCGACGACGACCTGGTGCTGACGGCGGGCCACTGCGTCGAGACCGCGGCGGACTGCGCCGACACGCGCTTCGTCTTCAACTTCTACAACACGGGCCCCGACACCCTGCAGAAGGTGACGACGGCGGACATCTTCTCCTGCAAGGCGCTCGTCACGCAGCGGCTGGACGACGACGGCAGCCCCATGCTCGACTACGCCATCGTCCGGCTGGACCGCTCCGCCGCGCCGCGCTTCACCCCCGCGCCCGTGCGCTCGGGCAACACCGCGCTGGCGGTGGGCACCAACGTGGCCGTCATCGGCTCGGGCAGCGGCATCCCCTTCAAGATTGATTCGGGCGGCAAGGTGCGCACGTCGCGCGCCAGCACGCTGGACTACTTCGTCGCCACCACGGACACCTTCGAGGGCAACTCCGGCTCGGGCGTCTACGAGACGGACGGCCACACCGTGGCGGGCATCCTGGTGCGCGGCGCCAACGACTACGTCTCCAGCGGCAGCTGCAGGGTCGTCAACAACTGCCCCGAGACGGGCTGCGGCGGCGAGGGCATCACCTACGTGCAGCCGGCCATCACCGCGCTCTGCAAGGTGACCACCAGCCAGCGCCTGTGCGGCACCACGCAGCCTCCGACGGGCGGCTCCACCTTCACCTTCTCCGCCCAGAACACCTACAGCGCCACGGCCAACACCACCAACAAGTCGGTGGCGCTGACGGCGGGGCAGAAGATCACCGTGGGCACCTGCGGCGTGCCGGACGCGGCCGTCGTCGGTGACTCGTACCTGCGCCTGTTCGGCCCGAGCGGCCTGCAGGTCGCGGAGAACGACGACGCGTGCAACGGCCGGGGCTCCCAGCTGAGCTTCACCGCGACGGCCGCCGGCACCTACGAGGTCCGCGCGGGCTGCTACGACACCACCACCTGCTCGGGCACGGTGGCCTGGAAGCTCGAGGGCGGCGGCTCCACCCCCGCGCCCACCAGCGGCGCGTTCGACTTCTCCGCCACCGCCACCAACGGCGCGCGCACGGGCACCATCAACCACGACGTCACCCTCACCGCCGGCCAGTCGCTGTCCTTCGGCACCTGCACGGTGGCGGGCGCCGCCGGCACGGGCGACACCCTGCTGCGCCTGTACAACAGCGCGGGTCAGCAGGTGACGAGCAACGACGACGCCTGCGGCTCGCTGTCCCACGCCACCTACACCGTGCCCGCGGGCGCGGGCGGGACGTACCAGATTCGCGCTGGCTGCTACGGCGCCTCCACCTGCTCCGGCACGGTGGCCTGGACGCTCCGGTAG
- a CDS encoding FAD-binding oxidoreductase: protein MSDAALPADFLAALAEGFPQDFLTREPEELKEYGRDWTRVYTPAPSAVALPRTTDEVARLLALCHRHGVAVVPSGGRTGLAGGAVAAKGELVLSLQRMARMGPVDLLGNTVRVQAGAVTEAVHRHCAEHGLTWPVDFASKGSSTVGGNIATNAGGVKVIRYGLTRNWVLGLQVVTAEGRVLELNGALEKNNTGLDLRQLFIGSEGTLGVITEATLKLTQVPGKQDVFLFAVPDVAAVLRLFRDAREQTAFVISAYEFFTDRCLGRVQRHRKLRSPFEADSGCYVLLEAESRDASAVEAWLGSLFERGLVTDGTQAQGASQAQELWALREGISESLSATGLPHKNDISLPVAGLEAFCAELEAVFQARYPGWEICLFGHIGDGNLHVNVMKPDAMDKAEFLAHTKQADPTMFALVRKHAGSISAEHGIGLLKKDYLGYSRSEEELVLLRALKRTLDPRGLLNPGKVLDA, encoded by the coding sequence ATGTCCGACGCCGCGCTCCCCGCCGACTTCCTCGCCGCCCTCGCCGAGGGCTTCCCCCAGGACTTCCTCACCCGGGAGCCCGAGGAGCTGAAGGAGTACGGTCGCGACTGGACGCGCGTGTACACCCCGGCCCCCAGCGCGGTGGCGCTGCCCCGCACCACGGACGAGGTCGCCCGCCTGCTCGCCCTCTGCCACCGGCATGGCGTGGCGGTGGTGCCCTCCGGCGGGCGCACGGGCCTGGCGGGCGGCGCGGTGGCGGCGAAGGGCGAGCTGGTGCTGTCCCTTCAGCGCATGGCGCGCATGGGCCCGGTGGACCTGCTGGGCAACACGGTGCGCGTGCAGGCGGGCGCGGTGACGGAGGCGGTGCACCGCCACTGCGCCGAGCACGGCCTGACGTGGCCGGTGGACTTCGCCTCCAAGGGTTCGAGCACCGTGGGCGGCAACATCGCCACCAACGCGGGCGGGGTGAAGGTCATCCGCTACGGCCTCACCCGCAACTGGGTGCTGGGGCTGCAGGTCGTCACGGCGGAGGGCCGCGTGCTGGAGCTCAACGGCGCGCTGGAGAAGAACAACACCGGCCTGGACCTGCGCCAGCTCTTCATCGGCAGTGAGGGCACGCTGGGCGTCATCACCGAGGCCACGCTCAAGCTGACGCAGGTGCCCGGCAAGCAGGACGTCTTCCTCTTCGCCGTGCCGGACGTGGCCGCGGTGCTGCGGCTGTTCCGCGACGCGCGCGAGCAGACGGCCTTCGTCATCTCCGCCTATGAGTTCTTCACGGACCGCTGCCTTGGCCGCGTGCAGCGCCACCGCAAGCTGCGCTCACCGTTCGAGGCCGACAGCGGCTGCTACGTGCTGCTGGAGGCCGAGTCGCGTGACGCCTCCGCGGTGGAGGCGTGGCTGGGCTCGCTGTTCGAGCGGGGGCTGGTGACGGACGGCACCCAGGCACAGGGCGCCTCTCAGGCCCAGGAGCTGTGGGCGCTGCGCGAGGGCATCAGCGAGAGCCTGTCCGCCACGGGCCTGCCGCACAAGAACGACATCTCGCTGCCCGTGGCCGGCCTGGAGGCCTTCTGCGCGGAGCTGGAGGCCGTGTTCCAGGCGCGCTACCCGGGCTGGGAGATCTGCCTCTTCGGCCACATCGGCGACGGCAACCTGCACGTCAACGTGATGAAGCCGGACGCCATGGACAAGGCGGAGTTCCTCGCCCACACGAAGCAGGCGGACCCCACCATGTTCGCGCTGGTGAGGAAGCACGCGGGCAGCATCTCCGCGGAGCACGGCATCGGCCTGTTGAAGAAGGACTACCTGGGCTACTCGCGCTCCGAGGAGGAGCTGGTGCTCCTGCGCGCGCTCAAGCGGACCCTGGACCCCCGGGGACTGCTCAACCCGGGGAAGGTGCTGGACGCCTGA
- a CDS encoding CocE/NonD family hydrolase, translating to MPRALLLTLLLATLAKAAPADFASPASESPQALAKAMPVLARALLKDPPDEDLATRLGQRFRLQLVSGDFLGAVASLRELRPLLEVNSATKGITFLQYEAHALAKQAQAERGTPYAEALRGAFERTFGALEDPVALDARGMFRFDLERARRELDTRLEEAREAGRLTRAQAVELVRHYQVHQVFQELLPASEPLWAQDEARRYVIEEDVLVPTPDGARVSVTLARPRRTQAPLPTAMSFTIYANAFNKQEAVRSAAHGFVGVTALTRGKRNSPEAPVPFEHDGDDAIAVIDWVSRQPWSDGQVGMFGGSYEGFTQWSAAKRGHPALKAIMPSVPVAPGIDVPMQGNVFQGFFYRWPRYVTLDKGLADADYFDGARWDALHERWYTSGEPYRALERLDGRPNPFFQRWLGHPTYDAYWRKMIPYRQEFARIRIPVLTTTGYYDGCSLSAMYYLTEHLKHAPDARHYFVIGPYDHMGGQHASSDELMGYRIDPVARLDVHALRYQWLEHVLRQGPLPALLKDRVNYQVMGANTWKHAPDLAGVSNGAVELFLAPSATGTLHRLTTAAPAASTRQRLRVDFKDRSPGPHYEPSDIVSKTLEAPRDGVVYVGEPLTQALEVSGLFSGRLDFVTNKKDFDFYVVLYERTAKGEYVYLSYVLQRASHVEEREKRRLLVPGKRQRLTFQSGRMTSRRLEVGSQVVAVVAINKHAQSQLNLGTGKDVSDERLADAKTPLDITFLPGSRLTLPVWRQPAP from the coding sequence ATGCCACGCGCCCTCCTGCTGACCCTGCTGCTCGCCACGCTCGCGAAAGCCGCACCCGCCGATTTCGCGTCCCCCGCGTCCGAATCCCCCCAGGCGCTCGCGAAGGCGATGCCCGTGCTCGCGAGGGCCCTGCTGAAGGACCCTCCCGACGAGGACCTGGCCACCCGGCTGGGCCAGCGCTTCCGGCTCCAGTTGGTGTCAGGTGACTTCCTGGGTGCGGTCGCGTCCCTCCGCGAGCTCCGGCCGCTGTTGGAAGTGAACAGCGCGACGAAGGGCATCACCTTCCTGCAGTACGAGGCCCACGCGCTGGCGAAGCAGGCCCAGGCCGAGCGCGGGACGCCGTACGCCGAGGCGCTGCGCGGGGCGTTCGAGCGGACCTTCGGCGCGCTGGAGGACCCGGTCGCGCTCGATGCGCGGGGGATGTTCCGCTTCGACCTGGAGCGGGCGCGACGGGAGCTGGACACCCGACTCGAGGAGGCGCGCGAGGCGGGGCGGCTGACACGAGCCCAGGCGGTGGAGCTGGTGCGTCACTACCAGGTCCATCAGGTGTTCCAGGAGCTGCTGCCCGCGAGCGAGCCCCTGTGGGCCCAGGACGAGGCGCGCCGTTATGTCATCGAGGAGGACGTCCTGGTGCCCACGCCCGACGGGGCACGGGTGTCCGTCACCCTCGCGCGACCCCGGAGGACCCAGGCGCCGCTGCCCACGGCGATGTCGTTCACCATCTACGCCAACGCCTTCAACAAGCAGGAGGCGGTGCGCTCGGCGGCGCATGGCTTCGTGGGGGTGACGGCGCTCACGCGAGGCAAGCGCAACAGTCCCGAGGCGCCGGTGCCCTTCGAGCATGACGGGGACGACGCCATCGCGGTCATCGACTGGGTGAGCCGCCAGCCCTGGAGCGATGGGCAGGTGGGGATGTTCGGGGGGAGCTACGAGGGCTTCACGCAGTGGTCCGCGGCGAAGCGAGGGCACCCGGCGCTCAAGGCCATCATGCCGTCGGTGCCGGTGGCGCCGGGCATCGACGTGCCGATGCAGGGCAACGTCTTCCAGGGCTTCTTCTACCGCTGGCCGCGCTACGTCACGCTCGACAAGGGATTGGCGGACGCGGACTACTTCGACGGGGCGCGCTGGGACGCGCTCCACGAGCGCTGGTACACGAGCGGCGAGCCCTATCGCGCGCTGGAGCGGCTGGACGGGCGTCCCAACCCCTTCTTCCAGCGCTGGCTCGGGCACCCGACGTACGACGCGTACTGGCGGAAGATGATTCCATACCGTCAGGAGTTCGCGCGCATCCGCATCCCCGTGCTCACCACGACGGGCTACTACGACGGCTGTTCGTTGAGCGCGATGTACTACCTCACCGAGCACCTGAAGCACGCGCCGGACGCTCGCCACTACTTCGTCATCGGGCCGTACGACCACATGGGCGGGCAGCACGCGTCGAGCGATGAGCTGATGGGCTATCGCATCGACCCCGTGGCCCGGCTGGATGTGCACGCGCTGCGCTACCAGTGGCTGGAGCACGTGCTGAGACAAGGTCCGCTGCCCGCGTTGCTGAAGGACCGCGTCAACTACCAGGTGATGGGGGCGAACACGTGGAAGCACGCGCCGGACCTGGCGGGTGTGAGCAACGGCGCGGTGGAGTTGTTCCTCGCGCCGTCGGCCACGGGGACGCTGCACCGGCTGACGACCGCGGCGCCCGCTGCGAGCACCCGGCAGCGGCTGCGTGTGGACTTCAAGGACCGCTCGCCGGGACCGCACTACGAGCCCTCGGACATCGTGTCCAAGACGCTCGAGGCGCCGCGCGATGGCGTCGTCTACGTCGGCGAGCCGCTCACGCAAGCCCTGGAGGTGAGCGGGCTGTTCTCCGGGCGGCTCGACTTCGTCACGAACAAGAAGGACTTCGACTTCTACGTGGTGCTCTACGAGCGCACGGCGAAGGGGGAGTACGTGTACCTGTCCTACGTGCTCCAGCGCGCCAGCCACGTGGAGGAGCGCGAGAAGCGGCGGCTGCTCGTTCCGGGCAAGCGTCAGCGCCTGACGTTCCAGAGCGGACGGATGACCAGTCGCAGGCTCGAGGTGGGGAGCCAGGTGGTCGCGGTGGTCGCCATCAACAAGCACGCGCAATCCCAGCTCAACCTGGGCACGGGCAAGGACGTCAGCGACGAGCGCCTCGCGGACGCGAAGACGCCCCTCGACATCACCTTTCTCCCTGGGAGCCGGCTCACCCTGCCCGTGTGGAGGCAGCCCGCGCCCTGA
- a CDS encoding phage tail protein: MADGKAPEVAPSRQEVGTRVDPFRAYNFKLLIDGVNEGHFTQCSDLEVEVITPHPRERLAGPVMQGDLTLRYGVTQSPELWNWFLASMNGGPSRKNVSVLLLEGDGMTQKLRWDLNEAWPKKWRAAPLDVLGQQIAVDSLTLVFESITRG; encoded by the coding sequence ATGGCTGACGGCAAGGCGCCCGAGGTGGCCCCATCGCGGCAGGAAGTGGGCACGCGCGTGGACCCGTTCCGCGCGTACAACTTCAAGCTGCTCATCGACGGGGTGAACGAGGGGCATTTCACCCAGTGCTCCGACCTGGAGGTGGAGGTCATCACGCCGCATCCCCGCGAGCGGCTCGCGGGGCCCGTGATGCAGGGGGATTTGACGCTGCGCTACGGCGTCACCCAGTCCCCGGAGCTGTGGAACTGGTTCCTCGCGTCGATGAACGGGGGACCGTCGCGCAAGAACGTCTCCGTGCTGTTGCTGGAGGGCGATGGGATGACGCAGAAGCTGCGGTGGGACCTCAACGAGGCCTGGCCGAAGAAGTGGCGGGCGGCTCCGCTGGATGTGCTCGGACAGCAGATCGCCGTCGACTCACTCACCCTCGTCTTCGAGTCCATCACCCGTGGCTGA
- a CDS encoding STAS/SEC14 domain-containing protein, whose translation MPFQITVHAQDRILEVVYPPQVTSADLTEYLTEVKKAIVGFAGEWSALVDQSQLRVMPTDVVASMAALNAYAQLHGMKRSARVVSDAPSGLQAWRMTKRAMLTIPTRTFETKPEALEWLRNPEAD comes from the coding sequence ATGCCATTCCAGATCACCGTTCACGCGCAGGACCGAATCCTCGAGGTCGTCTATCCCCCGCAGGTCACCTCGGCGGACCTCACCGAGTACCTCACGGAGGTGAAGAAGGCGATTGTCGGCTTCGCGGGGGAGTGGTCCGCGCTGGTGGACCAGTCCCAGCTGCGGGTGATGCCCACCGACGTGGTGGCGTCCATGGCGGCGCTCAACGCGTACGCGCAGTTGCACGGGATGAAGCGCTCGGCGCGGGTCGTCAGTGACGCCCCCTCCGGCCTGCAGGCGTGGCGGATGACGAAGCGGGCCATGCTCACCATCCCCACGCGCACCTTCGAGACGAAGCCGGAAGCCCTGGAGTGGCTGCGCAACCCCGAGGCGGACTGA
- a CDS encoding serine/threonine-protein kinase, with the protein MMRTDRQASPSTPTAWSADPLVGQVLQGRFQVVAPLEGPGTQRVYRALQLPLERTVALRVLGAPFEDLEAPRRFFQEARAAARLAHPHTVTVLDAGRLEDGTLFVATEWLEGRTLQEVLASGPLPWARAVAWARALGRSLRQAHQRGVVHGDVSPGNVVLVEEAGAHVKLRGFGRTRPVMSESARLSVRELTEGDAGLGAPAYMAPERARHVADARGDIYSLGVVLFHMLTGRVPFESDDLLELVFAHHKEPPPRFSELGPELAVPEAVEAVVRRCLEKRPEQRFASMDALLDALGDVACPHTSEEGPQLVGPLAGFLRYWSRNARVRE; encoded by the coding sequence ATGATGCGCACCGACCGACAGGCAAGCCCGAGCACCCCCACGGCCTGGAGCGCGGACCCGCTCGTCGGGCAGGTGTTGCAGGGCCGTTTCCAGGTGGTGGCGCCGCTGGAGGGTCCGGGCACGCAGCGGGTGTACCGGGCCCTCCAGCTCCCGCTGGAGCGCACCGTGGCGCTGCGCGTGCTGGGCGCGCCATTCGAGGACCTGGAGGCCCCGCGCCGCTTCTTCCAGGAGGCCCGCGCCGCGGCCAGGCTCGCCCATCCCCACACCGTCACCGTGCTGGACGCGGGCCGGCTGGAGGACGGGACGCTGTTCGTGGCCACGGAGTGGCTGGAGGGGCGCACGCTGCAAGAGGTGCTCGCCTCGGGGCCGCTGCCGTGGGCGCGGGCGGTGGCGTGGGCCCGGGCGCTGGGGCGCTCCCTGCGTCAGGCGCACCAGCGGGGCGTGGTGCACGGGGATGTGTCCCCGGGCAACGTCGTCCTGGTGGAGGAGGCGGGGGCGCACGTGAAGCTGCGCGGCTTCGGGCGCACGCGGCCCGTGATGTCGGAGTCGGCGCGGCTGTCGGTCCGGGAACTCACCGAGGGCGACGCGGGGCTCGGCGCGCCCGCGTACATGGCGCCGGAGCGGGCGCGGCACGTGGCGGACGCGCGCGGGGACATCTACTCGCTGGGCGTGGTGCTCTTCCACATGCTGACGGGGCGGGTGCCGTTCGAGTCGGACGACCTGCTCGAGCTGGTCTTCGCCCACCACAAGGAGCCGCCTCCGCGCTTCTCGGAGCTGGGGCCTGAGCTGGCCGTGCCGGAAGCGGTGGAGGCGGTGGTGCGGCGGTGTCTGGAGAAGCGCCCCGAGCAGCGCTTCGCGTCCATGGACGCGCTGCTCGACGCCCTCGGGGACGTGGCGTGTCCCCACACGTCCGAGGAGGGGCCTCAGTTGGTGGGGCCGCTGGCGGGCTTCTTGAGGTACTGGTCGAGGAACGCGCGGGTGCGGGAGTAG
- the serA gene encoding phosphoglycerate dehydrogenase, with translation MSTARFPPSPTRPILNEGPFRALLLENIHPSAEELLAAEGFQVERVSSALKPLELAERLKGVHLLGIRSKTTVPPEALVHAEELLAIGAFCIGTNQVDLTAANTHGIPVFNAPFSNTRSVAEMVIAEIIVLTRQLFDRSREVHTGQWRKVATGSHEVRGKTLGIIGYGHIGSQLGVLAESLGMRVMYFDVMTKLPLGNSRSVATLDELLAESDFVTLHVPALTSTHMMMGTEQFAKMKRGACLINASRGTVVDIAALAAALKSKHLGGAAVDVYPEEPEGNSDGFVTELQNLPNVVLTPHIGGSTEEAQASIGKEVATSLSKFFRTGATTGSVNFPMVEAPLIPGTHRILNVHRNIPGVLRDINRIVSDLNANIHAQVLSTDANIGYLVMDLDQDVSRPVCDAIAGLTTDIKTRIVS, from the coding sequence ATGAGCACTGCCCGGTTCCCGCCGTCCCCGACGCGCCCGATTCTCAACGAGGGTCCGTTCCGCGCCCTGCTGCTGGAGAACATCCACCCGTCCGCGGAGGAGCTGCTGGCCGCCGAGGGCTTTCAGGTGGAGCGCGTCAGCTCCGCGCTCAAGCCGCTGGAGCTGGCCGAGCGGCTCAAGGGCGTGCACCTGCTGGGCATCCGCAGCAAGACGACGGTGCCCCCCGAGGCGCTGGTGCACGCGGAGGAGCTGCTCGCCATCGGCGCCTTCTGCATCGGCACCAACCAGGTGGACCTGACGGCCGCCAACACGCACGGCATCCCCGTCTTCAACGCGCCCTTCAGCAACACGCGCAGCGTGGCGGAGATGGTCATCGCGGAAATCATCGTCCTCACGCGCCAGCTCTTCGACCGCAGCCGCGAGGTGCACACCGGCCAGTGGCGCAAGGTGGCCACCGGCAGCCACGAGGTGCGCGGCAAGACGCTGGGCATCATCGGCTACGGCCACATCGGCTCGCAGCTGGGCGTGCTCGCCGAGTCCCTGGGCATGCGGGTGATGTACTTCGACGTGATGACGAAGCTGCCGTTGGGCAACTCGCGCTCGGTGGCGACGCTGGACGAGCTGCTGGCCGAGTCGGACTTCGTGACGCTGCACGTGCCCGCGCTGACGTCCACGCACATGATGATGGGCACCGAGCAGTTCGCGAAGATGAAGCGGGGCGCGTGCCTCATCAACGCCAGCCGGGGCACGGTGGTGGACATCGCCGCGCTGGCAGCGGCGCTCAAGTCCAAGCACCTGGGCGGCGCGGCGGTGGACGTCTACCCGGAGGAGCCGGAGGGAAACTCGGACGGCTTCGTGACGGAGCTGCAGAACCTGCCCAACGTGGTGCTCACGCCGCACATCGGCGGCTCCACCGAAGAGGCGCAGGCGTCCATCGGCAAGGAGGTGGCCACCAGCCTCTCCAAGTTCTTCCGCACGGGCGCGACGACGGGCTCGGTGAACTTCCCCATGGTGGAGGCGCCGCTCATCCCCGGCACGCACCGCATCCTCAACGTGCACCGCAACATCCCGGGCGTGCTGCGCGACATCAACCGCATCGTCTCCGACCTGAACGCCAACATCCACGCCCAGGTCCTCAGCACCGACGCCAACATCGGCTACCTGGTGATGGACCTGGACCAGGACGTGTCGCGCCCGGTGTGTGACGCCATCGCGGGCCTCACCACCGACATCAAGACGCGCATCGTCTCCTGA